Proteins encoded by one window of Xenopus tropicalis strain Nigerian chromosome 6, UCB_Xtro_10.0, whole genome shotgun sequence:
- the LOC100127564 gene encoding uncharacterized protein LOC100127564 precursor: protein MKCLVLLLACAAVGWAQSCDPQPGAINLARSEGVSVSQSSVYPLNPPPNAQTAVDGNKETNYYVHPCAHTNKDFAPWWQLDLKKSIKIWTVVITTRRDCCSERLLGAEIRVGDSADNKNPVCATVNDVSQTTLTFCCKGMLGRFVSVVIPGRSEFLHFCEVEVYAEEVKSEASPLCW, encoded by the exons ATGAAGTGCCTTGTGCTCCTGTTGGCTTGTGCTGCTGTTGGGTGGGCTCAATCATGTGACCCTCAGCCAGGAG CAATTAATTTGGCAAGATCAGAAGGTGTCAGTGTCAGCCAAAGCTCCGTTTACCCACTTAATCCTCCACCCAATGCTCAAACAGCCGTCGATGGGAATAAAGAGACAAATTATTATGTACATCCCTGTGCCCACACCAATAAGGACTTTGCCCCTTGGTGGCAGCTGGACTTGAAAAAAAGCATAAAGATTTGGACAGTGGTCATCACGACCAGGAGGGACTGCTGCAGCGAGCGCCTGTTGGGAGCCGAGATCCGTGTTGGAGATTCAGCCGATAATAAAAACCCAGT TTGCGCCACCGTCAATGACGTCTCCCAGACCACCTTGACCTTCTGCTGTAAGGGGATGCTGGGTCGCTTTGTGAGTGTGGTTATTCCCGGCCGCAGCGAATTTCTCCATTTCTGTGAAGTAGAGGTTTATGCTGAAGAAGTAAAAAGTGAAGCAAGTCCTCTCTGCTGGTAG